The genomic stretch GGGTTTTTAGCCATTCTGCTAACGCATGGATGTGTTCAGTTTTAACGCTGTGCTGATCTTCAAACCGTAATAAGTTTTCCAATAATACTTTTAAAGATTTCGGCAGTTTGGCAATATCCCCTAGCGTTTTCTCTGCTTGGGCTAAGCTAAAAATCTGATAATTGCTGGAACCTACTGTTAGCGTCTGTAAAGCATTAAAACTATTGATATTGCTATACTTAGCCATTGGGTTATCCTCCCATGTCTGGCAATGTTATTTTTCACGTTTTTACATGTTCTTTTCTTACTTTAAGCTTCTTTTTTAATCGCTGTGTTTTGTTTTAGTTAATATTTTTAATCTTTGATTTTTATTACGATAATTTCAATGCAGTGAGAGAGTTTTTCCACAGCAACTCAGCCAAATCCGGCTCTGACATATTTAAATTTTCAGCCAAACTTTGTAAAACATAGGGCAAATTAACAGGGGTATTACGAGTCCGCTGTTCTGTTGAGGTTTGACAGCAAAGCGGTGTCATATCTGGACAATCTGTTTCAATCACCAAGTGCTCTGCACCTATAGCCTGCACAACGGTATGAAGTTTTTTTGCATTCGGGTTGGTAATCTGCCCCGTCACACCAATTTTAAAACCAAGCTTAATAAGACCCTTTGCCTCTTCTACCCCGCCACTAAATGCATGAGCAATGCCACCCAATTTAAATTTTTGAGCTTTTAATATAGCAAGCACATCACCGTGCGCTTTTCGAATGTGGAGTAACACTGGTTTTTGGTATTGGGTTGCCAGCTCTAACTGATCTGCAAAATATTGTTTTTGCTTTGCATATACATCTGGCTGCTTATGTTCTTTTAAGAAAGTATCCAAGCCAATTTCACCTACAGCCACGCAGTCATGTTGCTGCAAGATATGTTCAAGATGAGCCAGATGCTCTGGTTGATGCTCCTCAATATAAAACGGGTGTAAGCCTGGTGCTAAATAAGAAGTAGGCACATTTTCCCAACTTTTTAACTGATGATGAGTCTGCACCAACTCATCAAAGCGGGACTGTAAAAAGCCAATTAAAACCAAAGCATCTACACCCACTTTTTTTGCCTCGAGTGCTAGCTGCTGCCGATCTTTATCAAAATCGGCAACATCGAAATGGGTATGGGTATCAAACAAATGCATTAGCCAGCACTTTTTGCAACTGGTGCCGAAGCAGGTTTGGCTTTAGGCGGTGGCAAATATTCTTCTTTCAACACATCTTGCAATTGGTCATAAGGAATGACTAATCGAGGGAGTCCAACTACGTATGGTCCAATTTCATACTCACCGTATTGAAGGATTAAACCTTGCTCACCCAACAAGAAGTTATTAGATAATTTAAATGGCCATGCTTGTTCATAGTCAGCAACATTATCAGCAAGTTTGGAATCAGTTACCCAGGTCTTAAAAGCTTCATGTGCTAACTTTTCCAATGCAGCTTTTTTCTGTGGGCGCAACAAATCTTCAAGCTCAATCTGTTTTTGCTCTTTTAAATCGAAATTATAGTAATGCTGTGCAGCAGAGCCATGAGCCCCACCTAAATAGCTACTACTATTAAGGACCACAGTGACAACTTTGCCTTGAGCTTGCAAAATCTTAGGTTTAACTAAGAGGTTGATCTGATGATTACTACTTAAAGCTTTTAGCTCATTATCTAGATCGATAAATGAATTTGCATAACGTTGCACCTGCGCATCAAAGCTATTTTTTTGCTCTGCACCTGCAGCCGCCGAAGCTTCTGTTTTTTGTTCCGTTTGTGTGCTCTTAGCATCAGGTTCAGCAATTTCTAAAATTTGATTTAATGTATTTAAGATTTGCTGATCTATAATTTTGTCAATAAAAGGAAAATTACTCTGTAGACGTTCTACCGTAAATTCCGGACAAGTTTTACCATCACAATCAGGTAAAACCACCTTACTAGGAATTGTTTCACCTTTCAAAGTCAACTCTACTGGCTTTTGTTCTTGAACAGCGGATTTTTGCTGCTCTTGAGAATCCTTAGGATCAGCTTTAGGTTGGCATGCTACCAAAAAGA from Acinetobacter pittii encodes the following:
- a CDS encoding TatD family hydrolase, with protein sequence MHLFDTHTHFDVADFDKDRQQLALEAKKVGVDALVLIGFLQSRFDELVQTHHQLKSWENVPTSYLAPGLHPFYIEEHQPEHLAHLEHILQQHDCVAVGEIGLDTFLKEHKQPDVYAKQKQYFADQLELATQYQKPVLLHIRKAHGDVLAILKAQKFKLGGIAHAFSGGVEEAKGLIKLGFKIGVTGQITNPNAKKLHTVVQAIGAEHLVIETDCPDMTPLCCQTSTEQRTRNTPVNLPYVLQSLAENLNMSEPDLAELLWKNSLTALKLS
- a CDS encoding RsiV family protein, producing MLSSKASLRLTLLASAIFLVACQPKADPKDSQEQQKSAVQEQKPVELTLKGETIPSKVVLPDCDGKTCPEFTVERLQSNFPFIDKIIDQQILNTLNQILEIAEPDAKSTQTEQKTEASAAAGAEQKNSFDAQVQRYANSFIDLDNELKALSSNHQINLLVKPKILQAQGKVVTVVLNSSSYLGGAHGSAAQHYYNFDLKEQKQIELEDLLRPQKKAALEKLAHEAFKTWVTDSKLADNVADYEQAWPFKLSNNFLLGEQGLILQYGEYEIGPYVVGLPRLVIPYDQLQDVLKEEYLPPPKAKPASAPVAKSAG